From one Gemmobacter sp. genomic stretch:
- a CDS encoding SlyX family protein, with protein sequence MEDRLTQLETLVAHLTRTVEDLSDVVARQSREVDVLKRRVGLLMEREAERESDGSGSIPLADQRPPHW encoded by the coding sequence ATGGAAGACCGCCTGACCCAGCTTGAAACCCTTGTGGCGCATCTGACCCGGACGGTCGAGGATCTGTCCGATGTCGTCGCCCGCCAATCGCGCGAGGTCGACGTGCTGAAGCGCCGCGTCGGCCTGCTGATGGAACGCGAGGCCGAACGCGAATCCGATGGGTCCGGGTCGATCCCGCTGGCCGATCAGCGCCCGCCGCACTGGTAG
- a CDS encoding NADP-dependent oxidoreductase: protein MTLTTRQILLASRPEAEPGPENFRLETVTLPDPGPGQVLVRVIWLSLDPYMRGRMSAAKSYVPPIEVGAPMTGGCVAQVLASGDAAFAPGDLVEGRLPWAEHALVPVADVRRISGTAPLAAWLGVLGMPGMTAWTGLNRIAQAQPGETIVVSAATGAVGSLVSQLARHKGMRVIGVAGGAAKCETAVRDYGCHVCLDHRAAPDSRALSEQIKAAAPDGVDVYFENVGGKTLEAVLPRMNIHGRIAVCGMIAWYSGADNPPPLPPAWRTILNRRLRVEGFIVFDHYAHTREFLAEVQPLVAAGQIKWRETIANGLDNAPAAFMGLLQGRNDGKQLVRIGADPA from the coding sequence ATGACCCTGACCACCCGCCAGATCCTGCTGGCCTCGCGCCCCGAGGCAGAGCCTGGCCCCGAGAATTTCCGGCTGGAAACCGTGACCCTGCCCGATCCCGGCCCCGGACAGGTGCTGGTGCGGGTGATCTGGCTGTCGCTCGATCCCTACATGCGCGGGCGGATGAGTGCGGCGAAATCCTATGTCCCGCCGATCGAGGTGGGCGCCCCGATGACCGGGGGCTGCGTGGCGCAGGTGCTGGCCTCGGGCGATGCGGCCTTTGCGCCGGGCGATCTGGTCGAAGGGCGGCTGCCTTGGGCCGAACATGCGCTGGTCCCCGTCGCCGACGTGCGCCGCATCAGCGGCACCGCGCCGCTGGCGGCCTGGCTGGGGGTGCTGGGCATGCCGGGCATGACCGCCTGGACCGGGCTGAACCGCATCGCGCAGGCGCAGCCCGGCGAAACCATCGTCGTCTCGGCCGCCACCGGCGCGGTCGGCAGCCTGGTCTCGCAACTTGCCCGGCACAAGGGGATGCGGGTGATCGGCGTGGCCGGCGGTGCCGCGAAATGCGAAACGGCGGTGCGCGATTATGGCTGCCATGTCTGCCTGGATCACCGCGCGGCGCCCGATTCCCGTGCGCTCTCTGAACAGATCAAGGCCGCCGCCCCCGATGGCGTCGATGTCTATTTCGAGAATGTCGGCGGCAAGACGCTGGAAGCCGTGCTGCCGCGCATGAACATTCACGGCCGCATCGCCGTCTGCGGCATGATCGCCTGGTATTCCGGCGCCGACAACCCGCCGCCCCTGCCCCCCGCCTGGCGCACCATCCTCAACCGCCGCCTGCGCGTCGAAGGGTTCATCGTGTTCGATCACTACGCCCATACCCGCGAGTTCCTGGCCGAGGTGCAGCCCCTTGTCGCCGCAGGCCAGATCAAGTGGCGCGAAACCATCGCCAACGGGCTGGACAACGCCCCCGCCGCCTTCATGGGCCTGCTGCAAGGCCGGAACGACGGCAAGCAACTGGTCCGCATCGGCGCCGATCCGGCCTGA
- a CDS encoding AbrB family transcriptional regulator, translated as MDDWRTGLMRGHRLRVVLATFALGGAGGLAGWAVGLPLGVLLGAMLTVAISASTRVHLFGALPGVPQHWRNAFIPIIGVAIGASFPADFLTQVLHWWPTVLAVLAFVPLAHWASYHIYRRLGRIDAPTAFFAAMPGGFIEALDMGEARGAEMQMLVMLQFLRLILCIVLVPLSFSLVTGHAVGSGSGAAMPGADLALTLQDALILTAAAVLGYVIANRLEFPAAVLSGPLLLSALAHASGLTHAVPPGWMIVITQWVVGTSLGTRFAGLDPRRLWLAMRLSVVAITISMLIAVAIAALLAGVVKEPAAAVILAFAPGGISEMALVAISLHLSAVYVTLHHLVRIVLAVLVARAGLRFLPKEPTP; from the coding sequence ATGGATGACTGGCGCACAGGATTGATGCGGGGGCACCGGCTGCGGGTGGTGCTGGCCACCTTCGCGCTTGGCGGTGCCGGGGGGCTGGCCGGCTGGGCGGTGGGCCTGCCGCTGGGCGTGCTGCTGGGCGCCATGCTGACCGTGGCCATCTCTGCCTCGACCCGGGTGCATCTGTTCGGCGCGCTGCCGGGGGTGCCGCAGCACTGGCGCAACGCCTTTATCCCCATCATCGGCGTAGCCATCGGCGCCAGCTTTCCGGCCGATTTCCTGACCCAGGTGCTGCACTGGTGGCCCACGGTGCTGGCCGTGCTGGCCTTTGTCCCGCTGGCGCACTGGGCCTCTTATCACATCTACCGCCGGCTTGGCCGGATCGACGCGCCCACCGCCTTTTTCGCCGCCATGCCCGGCGGCTTCATCGAGGCCTTGGACATGGGAGAGGCGCGGGGCGCCGAAATGCAGATGCTGGTCATGCTGCAATTCCTGCGGCTGATCCTGTGCATCGTGCTGGTCCCGCTCAGCTTTTCGCTGGTGACGGGCCATGCGGTGGGCAGCGGCTCGGGCGCTGCCATGCCCGGGGCCGACCTGGCCCTGACGTTGCAGGACGCCCTGATCCTGACCGCCGCCGCCGTGCTGGGCTATGTCATCGCGAACCGGCTGGAATTTCCCGCTGCCGTCCTGTCGGGGCCGCTCTTGCTGTCGGCACTGGCCCATGCCAGCGGGCTGACCCATGCCGTCCCGCCCGGCTGGATGATCGTGATCACGCAATGGGTGGTCGGCACCTCGCTCGGCACCCGGTTCGCCGGGCTGGATCCGCGCCGGCTATGGCTGGCGATGCGGCTGTCGGTGGTGGCGATCACCATTTCCATGCTGATCGCCGTGGCCATCGCCGCGCTGCTGGCCGGCGTGGTCAAGGAACCTGCCGCCGCCGTCATCCTGGCCTTTGCCCCCGGCGGGATCAGCGAAATGGCGCTGGTCGCCATATCGCTGCACCTCTCGGCCGTCTACGTCACCCTGCATCATCTGGTGCGGATCGTCCTTGCGGTGCTGGTCGCCCGCGCCGGTCTGCGCTTTCTGCCCAAGGAACCCACCCCATGA